A single genomic interval of Symphalangus syndactylus isolate Jambi chromosome 18, NHGRI_mSymSyn1-v2.1_pri, whole genome shotgun sequence harbors:
- the PRR14L gene encoding protein PRR14L isoform X1 translates to MLSSGVETQPVPLDSSMSAVVQELYSELPVSVSRELHADPEPSVIPDVKPRASSSLLSQNRALPLELQRTHVESCCEETYETLDHGSEPGRCGLVDSTAGGSVASWILDRAKRSKSMEPKVIRDPGGQAEVIREPSEGAKKDPHQHSTAAEEKTSPSQEDLLMQSSKELSHVDLPKDFLRSKEGNVQITAETLLKSTKVQGMKVNGTKTDNNEGHKNGNVSKDLSAGCNEFPEVDKIMTSDEVSETSTLVTPEPLTFVDPVLTEATPKEKECEELKSCPWLSLPGNSAISNVDNEKEELCKPNLVCEADNNQQQLHGHHNEQPSSTCDSPTATSPLKENSEVSCFTSDLSDPQSRTISLENCGFEGGGLLKRSAEKTDSSYFYRGDDQGKNSASREENEEQLLIPRSERGGPFLFNAREPEKEISGRCSGEKEPVVSPKENIHNNCIQDSLHTGSSSSLMPNSFTEATEVMLNKNDLKITVHVQGNLTNPEDHKETFTNVSHPGGHSEESNFSSSMQIEEAGQTTPIEPNILSKSFYTKDCNSLVSIQRNLESNTQLNEASCNDFLFERKSIVSLMPEDQISPISEVLKPKKGTALLPPSPEFDYRPESEKVIQTSHNDIPLLDEQSIACEMNELSCTNELLVNKVESECVLNQQVSLNSQDHANLPNDSLLHLNKEMPLATGRDAHQSHHPPLEGRADVIADIQTIPVQTKMKDISPPGNQTCGASSNYPTLNIKPVSLERKKEMADSGTKALHSRLRSNKREAAGFPQVVSVIECHSVQSQDISSCHCVRKNASEENMCSASAAFKSSKISLQVDNSLITKYENAFQHRDHRCQGTGHSVEKSSCKVSYTSEERELGGRETNGSLPGDKIRNKMTAGLLNSGISNKTIHTSSSIKLSEEGLEGKEQDVSKETVFCKYNISDHAIQELNQTANIPGPEKVLDQSPTIMFSSFKNVKAVETLDQKADEVLDCQSNQNRPDECKSEGQSAKEMLGSDQRETVTEPHREVNHNQKDLLVSSGSNNSLPCGSPKKGNLKGAFVKMSGCDESTEGMVDIVYTDCSNKLTEGVLDVKASNPLDCGARQEKLAFQEDSRSTVSRRELDAAHTGTTGQDSDFPVTAASTVDFLKIKKSCEESIYRSLKDCEMEKCPDSCAHEMESVADHEPNKRILGRVNVPLNDSHYGEQDKGTSLRETQEMTEGSRLELNSEFGKESTFGISSKELMSCHDESSVSLRSLKSIEIMSSQENSETNVNSEETDLKNLCKPKDGEMLCENVKDCTVLPEMKEKVSRDRSNSSDRDSVCTCVEKNTCKACHPHENSSDRHLPLTVKTDTKVKGEEIEEHQKGLLGYLTVGEQSEESVTREAGDSNHVSNISQTHVKCQGILNHAEKQQSPEVLDYMLQQEEEYIHQQKAHMISKQCISSSLLLDDTQNKNQPKVDKDEFTMMNEITLAKLAKDNIVAQTQQLEDQKEESLHHPLKDTESCTSPCLLGAPRKAQDPSSAGCDQIHGAFAKKGMLPLKKQPHRTCKKVSYQEQIIVGRKIGRIRSSAFLKSSSNLIPTKAHRLLSLCTLSAPTRLEPETAPTKSLVSHIPKQTATPYHPLRSLNFRKTTKESALLNKLSILASKLAPAMKTQKLKYRRCSSELLPMAKSYKRLRYKRLLDGFSSSTEQLNPYLAASGWDKRPNSKPMALYSLESIKMTFVDLSNKMPSLLFGSEIFPVSFHVKSSSSDCTTESSRTLPEHCAPARLALGEALQCPSQPPKWTFSFFLSHGCPGMATFREDTGVHSQTHTQAPPQPPAPLQDYGGTAIVQTRADCSVLGLHTLLALCSPGCYRIWTKKRSFSSHMPTIQRLFMTQFTQGLKGLRSPASIADKVFCSLPYSVGRVLSIWSQHGPSVCSFEISPLHSPHCKRQPSLGTTSSHTMLPYVPLPGMEATYNTSGSQKRLEPPFSALVPKSCLVAESAVSKLLLSASEFQVPGLDELDGVKAACPCPQSSPAEQKEAEPEKRPKKVSQIRIRKTIPRPDPNLTPMGLPRPKRLKKKEFSLEEIYTNKNYKSPPANRCLETIFEEPKERNGTLISVSQQKRKRVLEFQDFTVPRKRRARGKVKVAGSFTRAQKAAVQSRELDALLIQKLMELETFFAKEEEQEQSSGC, encoded by the exons AAGGAAATGTACAGATTACAGCTGAAACTCTGCTAAAATCCACCAAAGTACAAGGTATGAAGGTCAATGGGACTAAGACGGATAATAATGAAGGACACAAAAATGGCAATGTGAGTAAAGATCTCTCAGCTGGATGCAATGAATTCCCAGAAGTAGACAAAATCATGACCAGTGATGAGGTTTCAGAAACCAGCACGTTAGTTACCCCAGAACCTTTAACCTTTGTGGACCCTGTATTAACAGAAGCAACtcctaaagaaaaagaatgtgaagAATTAAAAAGTTGTCCTTGGTTGTCATTACCAGGAAACAGTGCCATTTCTAATGTGGACAATGAGAAGGAAGAGTTGTGTAAACCAAACCTGGTCTGTGAAGCAGATAACAATCAACAACAGCTTCATGGCCACCATAATGAACAACCCAGTTCTACATGTGATAGTCCCACAGCCACAAGCCCCTTGAAAGAAAATTCTGAAGTTTCTTGTTTCACATCAGACTTATCTGATCCACAATCCAGAACAATATCCTTAGAAAACTGTGGTTTTGAAGGTGGTGGTTTGCTAAAGAGATCTGCTGAAAAGACAGACAGTTCTTATTTTTATAGGGGGGATGATCAAGGGAAGAACTCGGCTtctagagaagaaaatgaagaacagCTTTTGATTCCCAGGAGTGAAAGAGGTggaccttttctttttaatgccaGGGAACCAGAAAAGGAGATTAGTGGTCGTTGTTCTGGTGAAAAAGAGCCTGTTGTTTCTCCAAAGGAAAATATCCACAATAACTGCATTCAAGACAGTCTTCATACAGGGAGCTCTAGTTCTTTAATGCCCAATTCTTTTACTGAAGCCACAGAagtaatgttaaataaaaatgatttgaaaattaCTGTACATGTTCAAGGTAACTTGACAAACCCTGAGGACCATAAAGAAACTTTTACCAATGTGAGCCATCCAGGTGGACACTCTGAAGAAAGCAATTTTTCCTCCTCGATGCAGATTGAAGAGGCAGGACAGACAACCCCTATAGAGCCCAATATATTAAGTAAATCTTTTTACACTAAAGACTGTAACTCCTTAGTCAGCATCCAGAGAAATCTGGAAAGCAACACCCAGTTAAATGAAGCATCATGTAATGATTTTCTGTTTGAAAGAAAATCCATTGTGAGTTTAATGCCAGAGGATCAGATAAGTCCTATAAGTGAGGTATTAAAACCCAAGAAAGGTACTGCTCTGTTGCCACCATCCCCAGAATTTGATTACAGACCTGAGTCAGAAAAAGTTATACAGACCTCACATAATGATATTCCACTTTTAGATGAACAGAGCAtagcctgtgagatgaatgaacttTCTTGTACCAATGAACTGCTTGTAAACAAAGTAGAAAGTGAATGTGTTTTAAATCAACAAGTGTCCCTTAATTCTCAAGACCATGCAAATTTGCCAAATGACTCTCTACTGCATTTAAACAAAGAGATGCCCTTAGCAACAGGCAGAGATGCCCATCAGAGCCATCACCCTCCATTAGAGGGTAGAGCAGATGTCATTGCTGATATACAAACCATTCCCGTTCAGACAAAAATGAAAGACATCTCTCCACCAGGTAACCAAACCTGTGGTGCCTCTTCAAACTATCCCACCTTAAACATCAAACCAGTaagtttagagagaaaaaaagaaatggctgattcAGGAACAAAAGCTCTACATTCCAGGCTGCGCTCAAATAAGAGAGAAGCAGCTGGCTTTCCTCAAGTGGTCTCTGTCATAGAATGTCACAGTGTTCAATCTCAGGATATCTCTAGCTGTCATTGTGTAAGAAAAAATGCATCCGAAGAAAACATGTGCTCTGCTTCTGCTGCTTTCAAGTCCAGCAAAATCAGCCTGCAAGTTGATAACTCTTTGataacaaaatatgaaaatgcaTTTCAGCACCGTGATCACCGCTGCCAAGGAACAGGACACTCTGTGGAAAAAAGCAGCTGTAAAGTGAGTTACACATCAGAGGAAAGAGAACTTGGTGGGAGAGAAACGAATGGCAGCCTTCCAGGAGATAAGATCAGAAACAAAATGACAGCAGGCTTGTTAAATAGTGGAATTTCAAACAAAACCATTCACACCTCCAGTAGCATCAAACTCAGTGAGGAAGGGCTGGAAGGAAAGGAGCAGGATGTATCCAAAGAAACTGTATTTTGTAAGTATAACATCTCTGATCATGCTATACAAGAACTAAACCAGACTGCAAACATTCCAGGTCCTGAAAAAGTGTTGGACCAGTCTCCTACTATTATGTTctccagttttaaaaatgtaaaagcagtTGAAACACTTGATCAAAAGGCAGATGAAGTCCTTGACTGtcagagtaaccaaaacagaccAGATGAATGCAAAAGTGAAGGTCAGTCAGCCAAGGAGATGCTAGGTAGTGACCAGAGAGAGACTGTCACCGAGCCTCACAGGGAGGTAAACCACAACCAAAAGGATCTGCTGGTCAGCTCAGGCAGTAATAACTCACTACCTTGTGGTAGTCCAAAGAAAGGCAATTTGAAAGGAGCCTTTGTCAAGATGTCTGGTTGTGATGAGTCCACAGAAGGTATGGTAGACATTGTCTACACGGACTGTAGTAATAAGCTTACAGAAGGTGTGTTGGACGTGAAGGCATCTAATCCACTGGATTGTGGTGCAAGGCAAGAGAAACTGGCATTCCAGGAGGACTCCAGGAGTACTGTGTCTCGGAGAGAACTGGATGCTGCACATACAGGAACAACTGGTCAGGACTCAGATTTCCCAGTTACTGCTGCTTCTACAGTGgactttctcaaaataaaaaaatcatgtgAAGAAAGCATATACAGATCTTTAAAAGACTGTGAAATGGAAAAGTGTCCAGACTCTTGTGCCCATGAGATGGAGTCTGTTGCAGATCATGAACCAAATAAAAGAATATTGGGCAGAGTAAATGTGCCTTTAAATGATAGCCATTATGGAGAGCAAGATAAAGGAACATCTCTCAGAGAAACACAAGAAATGACTGAAGGATCAAGACTAGAACTAAACTCTGAGTTTGGCAAAGAAAGTACCTTTGGAATTTCCTCAAAAGAGTTGATGTCTTGCCATGATGAAAGCTCTGTTTCCCTAAGAAGCCTGAAATCCATTGAAATAATGTCTTCtcaagaaaattcagaaactaatgTTAACAGTGAAGAAACTGACCTGAAAAATCTTTGTAAACCAAAAGATGGTGAAATGCTTTGTGAAAATGTAAAGGACTGCACAGTCCTTCCTGAGATGAAGGAAAAAGTATCAAGAGATCGGAGTAATTCTAGTGACAGAGACAGCGTATGTACCTGTGTGGAAAAGAATACTTGCAAAGCGTGTCACCCTCACGAGAATTCCTCTGACAGACATTTGCCTTTGACAGTGAAAACAGATACTAAAGTGAAAGGAGAAGAAATTGAAGAGCATCAGAAGGGACTACTGGGTTACTTAACTGTTGGGGAGCAATCTGAGGAGTCGGTTACCAGAGAAGCTGGCGATAGCAATCATGTGAGCAACATCTCTCAGACCCATGTTAAATGCCAGGGGATACTTAATCATGCTGAAAAACAGCAGAGCCCTGAGGTTTTGGACTACATGTTGCAGCAAGAAGAGGAATATATACATCAACAAAAAGCACATATGATATCGAAACAATGCATATCATCTAGTCTGTTGTTAGATGATACACAAAATAAGAACCAACCTAAGGTTGACAAAGATGAGTTCACCATGATGAATGAAATCACCCTAGCAAAGCTGGCCAAGGACAACATTGTGGCACAGACTCAGCAGTTAGAAGACCAGAAGGAGGAAAGCTTACATCATCCATTAAAGGACACTGAGTCATGCACAAGTCCTTGCCTTCTTGGTGCCCCTCGGAAAGCACAAGACCCCTCCTCTGCTGGGTGTGATCAGATACATGGTGCCTTTGCGAAGAAAGGAATGCTTCCCTTAAAGAAGCAGCCCCATCGAACTTGTAAGAAAGTTTCCTATCAGGAGCAAATCATTGTTGGGAGAAAAATAGGTAGAATCAGAAGTTCTGCCTTTTTAAAGAGTTCCTCCAATCTCATCCCCACAAAAGCGCACAGACTTCTCAGTTTGTGTACTCTGTCTGCACCTACACGGTTAGAACCTGAAACAGCACCTACCAAGAGCTTGGTTAGTCACATACCAAAGCAGACGGCTACACCGTACCATCCCTTGAGGAGCCTGAATTTTAGGAAGACTACCAAAGAATCAGCCTTACTAAACAAGCTGTCCATCCTTGCCTCCAAACTGGCCCCAGCCATGAAGACTCAGAAACTAAAATACCGACGGTGTTCCTCTGAACTTCTTCCAATGGCTAAAAGCTACAAGCGCCTCAGATATAAAAGGCTCCTGGATGGATTTTCATCCAGCACAGAGCAGCTGAATCCATATTTGGCAGCTAGTGGATGGGATAAGAGGCCTAACAGTAAGCCCATGGCACTTTATTCTCTCGAATCCATCAAGATGACCTTCGTAGATTTGAGCAACAAGATGCCGTCCCTGCTGTTTGGTTCTGAAATCTTCCCAGTATCCTTTCATGTGAAATCATCCAGCTCAGATTGCACGACTGAGTCCTCAAGGACTTTACCTGAGCACTGTGCTCCGGCAAGGCTTGCCTTAGGAGAGGCCCTCCAGTGcccgtctcaacctcccaagtggaccttttctttcttcttgtcccACGGTTGCCCTGGGATGGCCACATTCAGGGAAGACACTGGCGTCCATAGTCAGACCCACACTCAggctcctccccagcctccagctCCTCTCCAAGACTATGGAGGCACTGCCATAGTCCAGACCAGAGCAGACTGCTCTGTCCTTGGCCTTCACACACTTCTAGCACTTTGTTCCCCAGGATGTTACCGAATCTGGACAAAAAAACGGAGCTTCTCCAGCCACATGCCTACCATACAGAGGCTCTTCATGACCCAGTTTACACAGGGCTTGAAAGGGTTACGGTCTCCAGCCTCCATAGCGGACAAGGTCTTCTGTTCTCTGCCCTACTCAGTGGGCAGAGTCCTATCCATCTGGAGCCAGCATGGGCCTTCTGTCTGCTCCTTCGAAATCTCTCCTCTTCATTCCCCTCACTGCAAGCGGCAACCAAGTCTGGGCACCACAAGCAG CCACACCATGTTACCATATGTGCCTCTTCCAGGCATGGAAGCTACATATAACACCAGCGGCAGTCAGAAGAG GCTGGAGCCTCCATTCTCTGCCTTGGTACCAAAGTCTTGCTTGGTAGCAGAATCAGCTGTCAGCAAGCTCCTGCTTTCAGCCTCTGAGTTCCAGGTTCCTGGATTGGATGAGCTGGATGGTGTGAAAGCGGCATGCCCCTGCCCACAGAGCAGccctgcagaacagaaagag GCTGAGCCAGAGAAGAGGCCAAAGAAAGTCTCACAGATTCGCATCCGGAAAACCATTCCTAGGCCAGATCCTAATCTTACCCCCATGGGCCTTCCTCGACCCAAAAG gTTAAAGAAGAAGGAGTTTAGTTTAGAAGAGATATATACCAACAAGAATTATAAATCTCCTCCTGCAAACAG GTGTTTAGAGACTATCTTTGAGGAACCCAAGGAACGAAATGGTACGCTAATCTCAGTCAGCCAACAGAAGAGGAAGCGAGTTCTAGAATTTCAGGATTTTACAGTCCCGCGAAAGAGGAGAGCTCGAGGTAAAGTCAAGGTGGCAGGCAGCTTTACCAGGGCCCAGAAAGCAGCTGTGCAGAGTCGAGAGCTGGATGCTCTTTTGATACAGAAACTAATGGAACTGGAGACCTTCTTTGCCAAGGAAGAGGAGCAGGAACAATCATCAGGCTGTTGA